A genomic region of Phenylobacterium parvum contains the following coding sequences:
- a CDS encoding FMN-binding glutamate synthase family protein translates to MEWIAGVLTQSAGLLAGFVLAVLLGGLLIYDLTQQKHSVLRNFPVIGHLRYGFEQLGEYFRQYFFAGDREEMPFNRATRSWVYREAKNEGGAIGFGSTNDRGEPGSILFVNHPFPVLEDDRLPTPPLLIGEGACDNPFLGRSVVNISGMSFGAISKPAVQALSRGAGMAGCWMDTGEGGLSPYHLEGGCDLIMQVGTARYGLRNADGSFSPERAREIARSVKAFEIKLSQGAKPGKGGVLPGAKVTSEIARIRGIPEGQDSISPNRHPDIANVDQLLDRVCSLRDLTGRPVGVKTALGDDTFMTSLCEAILRRGAQDAPDFLTIDGGEGGTGAAPQTLMDHMSLPIAEALPMVIDVLREAGLKDRVRVIASGKLVTPARAAWALCTGADFVHSARGFMFALGCIQAMRCHTNTCPTGVATHNRRRQRGLVVEDKATRVLNYVNSLNREIDMIAHSCGRRHARELGREHVRIVETAGRSIPLNVLYPEE, encoded by the coding sequence ATGGAGTGGATCGCAGGCGTCCTGACCCAGAGCGCCGGCCTCCTCGCCGGCTTCGTCTTGGCAGTTCTCCTGGGCGGCCTGCTGATCTACGACCTGACCCAGCAGAAGCACTCGGTCCTCCGCAACTTTCCCGTGATCGGGCACCTGCGGTACGGGTTCGAGCAGCTTGGCGAGTACTTCCGGCAATACTTCTTCGCCGGGGACCGCGAGGAAATGCCGTTCAACCGGGCGACCCGGTCCTGGGTCTACCGGGAGGCCAAGAACGAAGGCGGGGCGATCGGCTTTGGCTCCACCAACGACCGGGGGGAGCCTGGCTCCATCCTGTTCGTCAACCACCCCTTCCCCGTCCTCGAGGATGACCGCCTCCCCACCCCGCCCCTATTGATTGGCGAGGGAGCCTGCGACAATCCCTTCCTCGGCAGGTCGGTCGTCAACATCTCGGGGATGAGCTTCGGGGCCATCTCGAAGCCCGCGGTTCAGGCCCTGTCCCGGGGCGCCGGGATGGCGGGATGCTGGATGGACACCGGCGAAGGGGGCCTGTCGCCCTACCACCTTGAAGGCGGCTGCGACCTGATCATGCAGGTCGGGACGGCGAGGTACGGCCTCCGCAACGCCGACGGCTCCTTCTCCCCCGAGCGGGCGCGGGAGATCGCAAGGTCGGTCAAAGCCTTCGAGATCAAGCTCAGCCAGGGCGCAAAGCCAGGCAAGGGCGGCGTGCTTCCGGGCGCCAAGGTGACCTCCGAGATCGCCAGGATCCGCGGAATCCCTGAGGGCCAGGACTCCATCAGTCCCAATCGGCACCCCGACATCGCCAATGTCGACCAGCTCCTCGACCGGGTCTGCAGCCTGCGGGACCTGACGGGCCGGCCGGTGGGCGTGAAAACCGCCCTGGGCGACGACACCTTCATGACCTCCCTGTGCGAGGCCATCCTGCGCAGGGGCGCCCAGGATGCGCCGGACTTCCTGACAATTGACGGTGGCGAGGGCGGCACCGGGGCGGCGCCCCAGACCCTGATGGACCACATGAGCCTGCCCATCGCCGAGGCCCTTCCGATGGTGATTGATGTCCTCCGCGAAGCGGGCCTGAAGGACAGGGTCCGGGTGATCGCCTCAGGCAAGCTGGTCACCCCGGCCCGCGCCGCCTGGGCCCTCTGTACAGGTGCGGATTTCGTCCACTCGGCCCGGGGTTTCATGTTCGCCCTTGGCTGCATCCAGGCCATGCGCTGCCACACCAACACCTGTCCGACGGGCGTGGCGACCCACAACCGCCGGCGTCAGCGGGGGCTGGTGGTCGAGGACAAGGCCACACGGGTCCTGAACTATGTGAACAGCCTCAACCGCGAGATCGACATGATCGCCCACTCCTGCGGCCGCCGTCACGCGCGGGAGCTGGGCCGTGAACATGTACGGATCGTCGAGACGGCGGGCCGCAGCATCCCCCTCAACGTCCTCTATCCGGAAGAATGA